Part of the Pseudomonas sp. Leaf58 genome is shown below.
TTGTCGCGGCTTAGCAGGCCCTTGTTTTCCATGAACGGCAGCAAGGCTTCTTCAAGGTCATAGCGGTAGCTGGTGTTGTCCATGTCGAACACCGCGTAGTTACCTTTGTTGGCATTGGCGGCGATCATGCTATCGAGCTGTTTGGCGGCTTCGGTGGGCCAGTGCTTAAGCTCGGTGGCGAAGGTTTCGATACTGAACAACAGGGACAGACCGATGACGGCGGCTTTCGCAGCGACTTTCATGTACGAATCTCCTGAAATGACCCAGAAACGCTAGTGCAACAACCCCTTCCGGCAGCCCTCTATAGCGACCTCCATGCAGCTGCAAACGCCGCGTTCATTGCAATTTGCGACACGCCGTTATTCCATAAACGACTATGTAAATTCCATTTGGGTATAAATTCGTTTGTTTTCAGGCTGTTAGCATTTCCGTTCGCAATCGCTCACAGAGGCGATGCCTCTTCTGCTTTTTTCTGCTGGAGCTTCAATGAACCTGCCGCTGTCCCTTAACCTGCTGGCGTTCCTGGCCCTGTTGCTGGGCCTGGCACAAACCCGCCACACCGACTGGAGCCTGGCCAAGAAAGTATTGCTGGGCCTGGTGCTGGGCGTGGTCTTCGGCCTGGCCCTGCACACAATCTACGGTGCCGGCCACCCCGTGCTCAAAGCCACCATCGCCTGGCTCGACCTGGTCGGCAACGGCTATGTCGGCCTGTTGCAGATGATCGTCATGCCGCTGATCTTCGCCTCGATCCTCAGTGCCGTGGCGCGCCTGCACAATGCCTCGTCGCTGGGCCGCATCAGCGTGCTGAGCATCGGCACCCTGCTGCTGACCACCGCCATTGCCGCGCTGATCGGCATCGTGTTGACCAACCTGTTCGGCCTCAGCGCTGAAGGCCTGGTGGCCGGCGCCCAGGAAAGCGCACGCATGCAGGTTATCCACAGCGACTACGCCGGCAAGGTGGCCGACCTCAACCTCCCGCAGTTGCTGCTGTCGTTCATCCCCAGCAACCCGGTGGGTGACCTGGCGCGGGCCAAGCCGACCTCGATCATCAGCGTGGTGATCTTTGCCGTGTTCGTCGGCCTGGCTGCGTTGCAGTTGATCAAGGACGATGCCGAGAAAGGCCAACGCGCGCTGTCGGCCATCGACACCCTGCAGGCCTGGGTGATGCGCTTGGTGCGGGTGGTGATGAAGTTGACCCCGTACGGCGTACTGGCGCTGATGACCAAGGTGGTAGCCAGCTCGAACATGGAAGACATCCTCAAGCTGGGCAGCTTCGTGGTGGTGTCGTACCTGGGCCTGGCGCTGATGTTCGTGGTACACGGCCTGATCCTCGCCGCCACCGGCGTGAACCCGCTGCGCTTCTTCCGCAAGGTGTGGCCGGTGCTGACCTTCGCCTTTACCAGCCGCTCCAGCGCCGCCAGCATTCCCCTGAACATCGAAGCACAAACGCGCCGCCTAGGCGTGCCGCAGTCGATTGCCAGCTTTAGTGCATCGTTTGGCACCACCATCGGCCAAAACGGCTGCGCCGGGCTCTATCCCGCCATGTTGGCGGTAATGGTGGCACCGGCGGTGGGCATCGATACCTTCGACCCACTGTGGGTCGCCACCCTGGTGGCGATTGTTACCCTTAGCTCGGCAGGGGTTGCCGGCGTAGGTGGCGGTGCGACCTTCGCAGCGCTGATCGTGCTGCCGGCGATGGGCTTGCCGGTCGAGCTGGTGGCGTTGCTGATTTCGGTGGAACCGCTGATCGACATGGGCCGTACGGCGTTGAACGTGAACGGTTCGATGACGGCAGGGGTGGTGACCAGCCAGTTGCTGAAAGAGACCGACAAGGATGTGCTGGCCGGCGATGAACATGCCGAATTGAGTCATTCCTGACAGATTGCCGGGGGCGCGTTGCGCCCCTATCGCCGGCAAAGCAGCCCCAGCAATCTCACACCTTGTCCCAAACCTCGAAGTGATAGCAGGGCTTACCTTCCTCGACCTGTGCCTCGCTCGAAACCAGCCGCCACAGCCCTCGGTCAAACTCAGGAAACCACGCATCCCCTTCCGGCGCCAATTCCACCCGCGTCAGGTACATCCGGCTAACCAGCCCCTTCTCCAGCGCCTGCCCATACAGCTGCGCCCCGCCAATCAGCATCAACTCATCGACACCCTGCTCACGTGCCCATTGCTCGGCCCGCACCAGCGCGTCTTCCAGCGAGCCGAACACCTCGGCCCCCGCCAGTTGCAGCCCTGCCTGCCGGCTGACCACGATGTTCAACCGCCCAGGCAACGGCCGCCCCAGCGAATCCCAGGTCTTGCGCCCCATGATGATCGGCTTGCCCAGGGTAGTGGCCTTGAAGTACTTGAAGTCCCCCGGCAGGTGCCAGGGCATGGAATTGTCGATGCCGATCACGCGGTTCTCGGCGTGAGCCGCGATCAGGCTAAGGGGGAGTGATGTATTCATGCCGGCGAGGATAGCACCGGGCGTGTGGGTTATGCTTCTGCCCTGACCTGTGCAATGGCAGACCTTGTGACCGCACCCACTTCACTGGACAAGCGCTGGCTCACCGAAGCGATACGCCTGCGCGAAGAACATGCCGGCCCCCTGGAAGACCAGGAAGCCAACCGCCGCGCCCGCCAGGCAGGTGGTGACCTGGCGACGCGCCTGGAAACCCGCGCGCTGTTCCTGGCCGAACGCGACGGTATCAGCACCGCCCTGCGCCATTGGAAGCAGGGCGCCCGCTTGGCGCTGCTGGCCTTGCTGCTGCTGGCTGTGCTCAGCGGTGCGGGGCTGGCACTGGCCGCCTTGGGTGACGGGCAGCGCCCAGTGAATGTGTTCTGGGCTTTAGGCAGCCTGCTTGGGCTGAACCTGCTGATGCTGCTGGGCTGGGCCATCGGTTTTGCCCTGAGCGGCGAGCATGGCGCCGGGCTGGGCCGTGTGTGGCTGTGGCTGAGCGAACGCTTTGCCCGCGACGCCAAGGCCATGCACTTGGCGCCAGCGCTGCTGGTGCTGCTGCAACGCCAACGGCTCAACCGCTGGCTGCTCGGCCTGCTGGTGCACGGCCTGTGGCTGCTGGCGATGGTGACTGCGCTGGGGATGCTACTGGCCTTGTTGGCGACCCGGCGCTATGGCTTTGTCTGGGAAACCACCCTGCTCGCCGCCGACCCGTT
Proteins encoded:
- a CDS encoding L-cystine transporter, which codes for MNLPLSLNLLAFLALLLGLAQTRHTDWSLAKKVLLGLVLGVVFGLALHTIYGAGHPVLKATIAWLDLVGNGYVGLLQMIVMPLIFASILSAVARLHNASSLGRISVLSIGTLLLTTAIAALIGIVLTNLFGLSAEGLVAGAQESARMQVIHSDYAGKVADLNLPQLLLSFIPSNPVGDLARAKPTSIISVVIFAVFVGLAALQLIKDDAEKGQRALSAIDTLQAWVMRLVRVVMKLTPYGVLALMTKVVASSNMEDILKLGSFVVVSYLGLALMFVVHGLILAATGVNPLRFFRKVWPVLTFAFTSRSSAASIPLNIEAQTRRLGVPQSIASFSASFGTTIGQNGCAGLYPAMLAVMVAPAVGIDTFDPLWVATLVAIVTLSSAGVAGVGGGATFAALIVLPAMGLPVELVALLISVEPLIDMGRTALNVNGSMTAGVVTSQLLKETDKDVLAGDEHAELSHS
- a CDS encoding dihydrofolate reductase, translating into MNTSLPLSLIAAHAENRVIGIDNSMPWHLPGDFKYFKATTLGKPIIMGRKTWDSLGRPLPGRLNIVVSRQAGLQLAGAEVFGSLEDALVRAEQWAREQGVDELMLIGGAQLYGQALEKGLVSRMYLTRVELAPEGDAWFPEFDRGLWRLVSSEAQVEEGKPCYHFEVWDKV